In one Limosilactobacillus oris genomic region, the following are encoded:
- the mreD gene encoding rod shape-determining protein MreD: MYRLSRLKYVFPLGLFVCLFLDGSLSHVWAPLFFRYPYSMASELVILWLVLSYFFEDGIEIPLIPFAIAAGVVADVYISGILGLYMVLFPCIVALTRMFAHYFTPSFLTNIMIFFVDLVVFATVNYWAYSLIGVTSVGFGDYLAFSLAPTLALNLVYFVVLYWPIRSLYSWATTEKTM; the protein is encoded by the coding sequence ATGTACCGATTATCACGATTAAAGTATGTTTTCCCGCTTGGCCTGTTTGTCTGCCTTTTTCTTGATGGTTCACTGAGCCATGTTTGGGCACCACTGTTTTTCCGCTACCCGTATTCGATGGCGAGTGAGCTGGTTATTCTGTGGCTGGTCTTATCCTACTTCTTTGAAGATGGGATTGAGATTCCGCTGATCCCGTTTGCAATCGCGGCGGGGGTGGTTGCCGATGTTTATATATCGGGGATCCTGGGCTTATACATGGTCCTCTTTCCCTGCATCGTTGCGCTCACCAGGATGTTCGCCCATTATTTTACCCCGTCTTTTTTGACGAACATCATGATTTTCTTTGTTGATCTCGTGGTGTTTGCGACGGTCAACTACTGGGCCTACTCCCTGATTGGGGTTACCAGTGTCGGCTTTGGTGACTACCTAGCATTCTCACTTGCACCGACCCTCGCGTTAAACCTTGTTTACTTTGTTGTCCTTTACTGGCCAATCCGGTCACTATATTCGTGGGCAACGACAGAAAAAACTATGTAA
- a CDS encoding amino acid ABC transporter permease produces MSYISSILPSLFQGASLTLQIFFWTLIGSLPLGILVSLGLISKIRPLKWILEIYVWLMRGTPLLLQLIFVFYGLPIIGIVFQRYDAALVAFILNYAAYFAEIFRGGFQAIDEGQFEAARVLRLSYWQTLRKIVIPQVVKIVIPSIGNEVINLVKDSSLVYVIGLGDLLRAGNVATSRDVTLLPLLLVGLIYLILVGICTLILRKVEQRYAYFK; encoded by the coding sequence ATGTCTTATATTTCATCAATTTTACCGTCATTATTCCAGGGGGCGTCGCTGACCCTGCAAATCTTCTTCTGGACACTGATTGGCTCTTTGCCGCTAGGAATCCTTGTTAGTCTGGGCTTGATTTCTAAGATTCGCCCTCTCAAGTGGATCCTGGAAATTTATGTGTGGTTAATGCGGGGGACGCCGCTCCTACTGCAATTGATTTTTGTCTTCTATGGCCTGCCAATCATTGGAATTGTCTTCCAACGTTATGACGCCGCTCTGGTAGCCTTTATCCTAAACTACGCTGCCTATTTCGCCGAAATCTTTCGGGGTGGGTTCCAGGCAATTGATGAAGGTCAATTTGAGGCGGCCCGGGTATTGCGGTTAAGCTATTGGCAAACCCTGCGCAAGATTGTGATTCCCCAAGTGGTCAAGATCGTCATCCCGTCCATTGGTAATGAAGTAATCAACTTGGTGAAGGATTCATCACTGGTTTACGTAATTGGCCTGGGCGACCTGTTACGGGCCGGGAACGTCGCCACTTCACGGGATGTCACCCTGCTGCCGTTACTGCTGGTCGGCTTGATCTACCTAATTTTAGTTGGGATCTGCACGTTGATATTGCGGAAGGTTGAACAACGCTACGCATACTTTAAGTAG
- a CDS encoding amino acid ABC transporter ATP-binding protein — translation MLEVKNLTKSFGNRVILDNVNLTVKDGEILSIVGPSGAGKTTLLRCITGLETADSGQFLVDGQPFDPQGSKDTDRVIGVVFQDYNLFPNLSVMENITLAPTMVLKKDTAAAVKDAKVLLEELGLSTKGDLYPYQLSGGQKQRVAIARALAMKPKILCYDEPTSALDPNLRQEVAKIILGLKKDGMTQLVVTHDFDFADTIADDILKVQALDKAVNQVEDLGKDA, via the coding sequence ATGTTAGAAGTTAAGAATTTAACGAAGAGTTTTGGCAACCGGGTCATCTTGGACAACGTTAACTTGACGGTAAAAGATGGCGAAATTTTAAGCATTGTCGGTCCTTCTGGAGCCGGGAAGACGACCCTGCTTCGTTGCATCACTGGTTTGGAAACGGCAGATAGCGGGCAGTTTTTGGTCGACGGCCAGCCCTTTGATCCTCAGGGGAGTAAGGACACGGACCGGGTGATCGGGGTAGTCTTTCAGGACTACAACCTTTTTCCTAACTTATCCGTTATGGAGAATATTACCCTTGCCCCGACGATGGTTCTGAAGAAGGATACAGCGGCGGCAGTCAAGGACGCTAAGGTTCTCTTAGAAGAGCTGGGATTGAGTACGAAGGGTGACCTCTACCCCTACCAGCTATCTGGCGGACAGAAGCAGCGGGTCGCCATTGCCCGGGCACTGGCAATGAAACCGAAAATTCTCTGCTACGATGAACCAACTTCAGCGTTGGATCCCAACCTGCGGCAAGAAGTAGCCAAAATCATTTTGGGGCTGAAGAAGGACGGGATGACCCAACTGGTAGTTACCCACGATTTTGACTTTGCTGATACGATTGCGGACGATATTTTGAAGGTGCAGGCCCTTGATAAGGCTGTAAACCAGGTAGAAGATCTGGGTAAGGACGCTTAA
- a CDS encoding amino acid ABC transporter substrate-binding protein: MKKVKAIWLLLILLIPTFLLGGCESVTTRANTQDTWSRIERRKKVVIGLDDSFVPMGFREKNGKLVGYDVDLAKAVFKLYGIKADFQTIDWSMKETELKNGTIDLLWNGYSINPSREKKVAFSRPYLDNRQVLVTKKSSHIDGLSGMAGKSLGVQNGSTGAAVLDAKPKLLKDKIKNKSAVLYDTFPDAFIDLNANRIQGILMDQVYADYYVDHQKDKNAYQVYESKQLPAEYFGVGMRKGDKTLRKKINQGLGRLQKDGQLRQINEKWFGKDSNFLGPDSE; this comes from the coding sequence ATGAAAAAGGTTAAGGCAATCTGGCTGTTGCTGATCCTGCTGATCCCCACTTTCTTGCTGGGGGGCTGCGAGAGTGTTACGACCCGGGCCAATACGCAGGATACCTGGTCGCGGATTGAGCGCCGTAAAAAAGTGGTGATTGGCCTAGATGATAGCTTTGTGCCGATGGGCTTTCGCGAAAAGAACGGTAAGCTGGTTGGCTATGATGTGGACCTTGCGAAGGCAGTCTTTAAGCTGTATGGGATTAAGGCTGATTTTCAGACCATTGACTGGTCAATGAAAGAGACCGAGTTGAAGAACGGGACGATTGACCTGCTGTGGAATGGTTATTCCATAAATCCGAGCCGGGAAAAGAAAGTTGCCTTTAGCCGGCCATACCTAGACAACCGGCAGGTCCTGGTAACGAAAAAGAGCAGCCACATTGACGGCTTGAGTGGGATGGCTGGTAAGTCGCTGGGGGTCCAAAATGGGTCTACTGGGGCGGCGGTTCTGGATGCTAAGCCTAAGCTGTTAAAGGATAAAATTAAAAATAAGTCTGCGGTCCTCTATGATACCTTCCCGGATGCCTTCATTGACCTCAATGCTAACCGGATTCAGGGCATCCTAATGGATCAGGTGTATGCCGACTATTACGTTGACCACCAGAAGGACAAGAATGCTTATCAGGTTTATGAGAGCAAGCAGCTGCCGGCAGAATACTTTGGTGTTGGGATGCGGAAAGGTGACAAGACCCTCCGCAAGAAAATCAACCAGGGCTTAGGCCGCCTGCAAAAGGATGGTCAGCTCCGGCAGATTAATGAAAAGTGGTTTGGCAAGGACAGTAACTTCCTGGGCCCAGATAGTGAATAG
- the yfmF gene encoding EF-P 5-aminopentanol modification-associated protein YfmF, with protein sequence MRYQLTDGVNLEVIPTNKFNMNQILINFATPQTADNATARNLLANLLETSTNKYPTQTELADQLAKMYGAYVNMGVSRVGRLHCVRLKASFVNNELANEDLFQQLLALIQEMLFNPLVSDNQFDEATFARQAVNLQSTIKGYYDDKQFWAARRLLDLYYRDDSVMKIPSFGRTQAVSQLTPASVYQTYQRMLANDRVDIFFLGNIDEEQVKQAFAQLPFTPRPNADAQPEILYHQPLYRQVQRQVEYQPVSQAKLNIGYQLPLYSGTELYYAGIVFNDLFGGSPFSKLYVNIREQAGLAYYAASRLMPFNGLLSVQSGIDSRRTAQVEGLIDSQLADLQAGRFSTERFTEVQNGLANQYLSSNDLAGNILGRRLTNQLLGLPNQDEAAAIHAVTREQVVAVAKMMKKQAVYLLSGEN encoded by the coding sequence ATGCGGTATCAATTAACTGATGGGGTCAATTTAGAAGTAATCCCTACGAACAAATTCAATATGAACCAGATCCTAATTAACTTTGCTACGCCGCAAACGGCAGACAATGCAACGGCGCGGAACCTGTTAGCCAACTTACTCGAGACAAGTACGAACAAGTACCCGACGCAGACTGAACTGGCTGACCAGTTAGCAAAGATGTACGGGGCATACGTCAACATGGGGGTTAGCCGGGTCGGCCGGCTGCACTGTGTTCGCCTGAAGGCCAGCTTTGTCAATAATGAGCTGGCTAATGAGGACCTGTTCCAACAACTGCTAGCTTTGATCCAGGAAATGCTGTTTAACCCGCTGGTCAGCGATAACCAATTTGATGAGGCAACGTTTGCGCGGCAGGCAGTTAACTTGCAGAGCACCATCAAGGGCTACTATGACGACAAGCAGTTTTGGGCGGCTCGCCGCCTGCTGGACCTTTACTACCGTGATGACTCGGTAATGAAGATTCCGAGTTTTGGCCGGACCCAGGCGGTTAGTCAACTGACACCCGCCAGCGTTTACCAGACCTACCAGCGGATGCTGGCTAACGACCGGGTCGACATCTTCTTCCTGGGGAATATTGATGAAGAACAGGTGAAGCAGGCGTTTGCTCAGCTGCCGTTTACGCCCCGACCGAATGCCGATGCGCAGCCGGAAATTCTTTACCACCAGCCGCTCTACCGGCAGGTTCAACGGCAGGTGGAATATCAACCGGTCAGCCAGGCAAAACTCAACATTGGTTACCAGTTACCACTGTATAGCGGTACGGAGCTATATTACGCCGGGATTGTCTTTAACGACCTCTTTGGGGGTAGCCCCTTTTCCAAACTTTACGTTAATATCCGTGAACAGGCAGGATTGGCTTATTACGCAGCTAGCCGGTTAATGCCGTTTAATGGGCTCCTGAGTGTCCAGTCAGGGATTGATTCCAGGCGGACAGCCCAGGTCGAGGGGTTGATTGACAGCCAGTTAGCAGACCTGCAAGCGGGCCGTTTTAGTACGGAACGGTTTACGGAGGTGCAGAATGGGCTAGCTAACCAGTACCTGTCGAGTAATGACCTCGCTGGAAACATTCTTGGCCGGCGACTGACTAACCAGCTCTTAGGCTTGCCTAATCAGGACGAGGCGGCCGCAATTCATGCGGTTACCCGTGAGCAAGTGGTGGCGGTTGCCAAAATGATGAAAAAGCAAGCGGTATACTTATTAAGTGGTGAGAATTAA
- the yfmH gene encoding EF-P 5-aminopentanol modification-associated protein YfmH, with protein sequence MENYLYREFNRSVYRETLANGLRVELMPMAGFNKTYAIMTTDFGSVNNHFIPYQGDEAVRVPDGTAHFLEHKLFEKQDHDAFDLFGELGADANAFTSFTQTSYLFSTTSRLHENLDVLLDFVQEPYFTEQMVAKEQGIIGQEIQMYNDDPGWRLYLGMLGNLYPHDPMRIDIAGTVESIRQITPSTLMECYRTFYQPGNMTLLLVGKLEPAQTMTWIKANQQRRSFAAQEAPQRLFELTNPTGHDVIPFRSLTMNVSRPKIMVGVRGTKTFANGRDRLKYKLAVDLLLDMLLDDTSANYLRLYDKGIIDDSFGYSYDMQRGFDFATISTNTEQLEEFADEVMVILENADQELEQAADRFAGVKRAEVGRLISLLDSPEAVGNRYAGRLYDDANLMDEIRLLQELELADLHQAATDFIVPQAMSVYQIVPQHQ encoded by the coding sequence ATGGAGAATTATCTTTATCGTGAATTTAACCGGTCTGTCTACCGGGAAACACTGGCAAATGGTTTACGGGTGGAGTTGATGCCGATGGCGGGATTTAACAAAACCTATGCGATTATGACCACCGATTTTGGCTCGGTTAATAACCACTTTATCCCCTACCAGGGGGACGAAGCGGTCCGGGTGCCCGACGGAACAGCCCATTTTTTAGAACATAAGCTCTTTGAAAAGCAGGACCACGACGCTTTCGACCTCTTCGGCGAGTTGGGGGCAGACGCGAACGCCTTTACCAGTTTTACCCAGACTAGCTACCTCTTTTCGACGACGAGCCGCCTGCACGAGAACCTCGACGTCCTCCTCGACTTTGTGCAGGAGCCTTACTTTACGGAGCAGATGGTGGCAAAGGAACAGGGAATTATCGGGCAGGAAATTCAAATGTACAATGATGACCCGGGCTGGCGGCTTTACTTGGGGATGCTCGGCAACCTGTACCCGCATGACCCGATGCGGATTGATATTGCCGGAACCGTCGAGTCGATTCGGCAGATTACGCCGTCGACGTTAATGGAATGCTACCGGACTTTTTACCAGCCAGGTAATATGACCCTGCTGCTGGTGGGGAAGCTAGAACCGGCCCAAACCATGACGTGGATTAAAGCCAACCAGCAGCGCCGGTCATTTGCCGCTCAGGAGGCCCCGCAGCGTCTGTTTGAACTGACTAATCCTACTGGTCACGACGTAATTCCGTTCCGTTCTTTGACAATGAACGTTTCCCGCCCGAAAATCATGGTAGGAGTTCGGGGTACGAAGACCTTTGCTAACGGTCGCGACCGCTTGAAGTATAAGCTGGCGGTGGACCTGTTATTGGATATGCTACTTGATGACACTTCGGCCAACTACCTGCGCCTCTATGATAAGGGGATCATTGATGATTCTTTCGGCTATAGCTATGATATGCAGCGGGGCTTTGACTTTGCGACGATCAGCACGAATACCGAGCAGCTGGAAGAGTTTGCGGATGAAGTGATGGTGATTTTAGAAAATGCCGACCAGGAGCTGGAACAGGCAGCCGACCGGTTTGCTGGAGTAAAGCGGGCTGAAGTGGGCCGCTTGATTAGCCTGCTTGATTCTCCCGAGGCGGTAGGGAATCGCTATGCTGGCCGCCTCTATGATGATGCTAACCTGATGGATGAAATTCGTCTCTTGCAGGAGCTGGAGCTGGCTGACCTGCACCAAGCAGCAACCGACTTCATTGTGCCCCAGGCGATGTCAGTCTACCAAATCGTTCCCCAGCACCAGTAA
- a CDS encoding helix-turn-helix domain-containing protein produces MSENDSEQQIQIGKKLREARQAKGYTLDDLQQITKIQKRYLIAIEDEKFDELPGDFYVRAFIKQYANTVGLDGKELLREYDDDLPEAKTAEYSDHISQAVETRASQRKTVSNSVSKARQYLPTVIIACVIVVVLAAIWITAIARSHRDSSTRIDNSSVSVSGESRKKASSAKKTSTKTSTAKLKLTEQSRTATAVTYTAGKLNKAVNLDVQTSGSSTVRAVANNTDTLLSRTLTANGKSSVKVAKGTTSLVITVTNPAVTTIKIGGRTINFTNSGKAQTTRTITINFGSQTASSSSTNNTTVNNGQRTTTNNTTTAVNRSATTNSTTTGTSNATTANRQQTTTTPTTGNQGTTTTGGQQTTTR; encoded by the coding sequence ATGAGTGAAAACGACAGCGAACAACAAATTCAAATTGGTAAAAAGCTGCGGGAGGCCCGGCAAGCGAAAGGCTACACATTAGACGACCTTCAACAAATCACGAAGATTCAGAAGCGGTACTTGATTGCAATTGAGGATGAAAAATTCGATGAATTGCCAGGTGATTTTTATGTCCGTGCCTTTATCAAGCAGTACGCCAATACGGTTGGCTTAGATGGTAAAGAACTGCTGCGGGAGTACGATGATGACCTGCCTGAAGCAAAGACGGCGGAATACTCTGACCATATTTCCCAAGCAGTGGAAACACGGGCTAGCCAGCGTAAGACCGTCAGCAATAGTGTTTCCAAAGCGCGCCAATATTTGCCAACGGTTATCATTGCCTGTGTAATCGTGGTTGTTTTGGCGGCAATCTGGATTACCGCGATTGCACGGAGCCATCGTGATTCTTCGACGCGGATTGACAATAGTTCCGTATCCGTTTCTGGTGAAAGCCGGAAAAAGGCATCGTCTGCTAAGAAGACCTCGACTAAAACCAGCACGGCAAAGCTGAAACTGACGGAGCAAAGTCGGACCGCAACTGCCGTTACCTATACCGCTGGCAAGCTAAATAAGGCTGTTAACCTGGATGTGCAGACAAGCGGCAGTTCGACGGTTCGGGCCGTGGCAAATAACACTGACACCCTCTTGAGCCGGACTTTGACCGCTAACGGGAAGAGCAGTGTCAAGGTTGCCAAGGGAACGACTTCCCTGGTGATCACCGTTACTAATCCGGCGGTTACGACCATTAAAATTGGTGGGCGGACCATTAACTTTACCAATAGCGGAAAGGCCCAAACGACGCGGACGATTACCATCAACTTTGGTAGCCAGACCGCCAGCTCTTCAAGCACTAATAATACGACCGTGAATAATGGTCAACGGACCACCACTAACAATACGACGACTGCGGTCAACCGGTCGGCAACAACCAACTCCACCACGACGGGAACGTCAAATGCCACGACTGCTAACCGTCAGCAGACGACTACGACCCCGACGACTGGTAATCAGGGAACTACTACTACCGGTGGCCAGCAAACCACCACACGTTAA
- the pgsA gene encoding CDP-diacylglycerol--glycerol-3-phosphate 3-phosphatidyltransferase: MNLPNKLTVVRLIIIPFFLILMVVPFAWGSVTFWGATIPVAQLIAAILFIAATITDNLDGRIARKHHLVTNFGKFTDPLADKLLVMTAFIVLTGSQVVPAWVTTIIIWRELSVTGLRLLLVEQDGTVLAAKMPGKIKTTTQFIAIIFLLLNNVIFAIWNIPFGQIMLYICLFFTIYSGVDYFIQGRGVFSDGFK, translated from the coding sequence TTGAATTTACCTAACAAACTAACCGTTGTACGATTAATAATTATTCCCTTCTTCCTGATTTTAATGGTGGTGCCCTTTGCCTGGGGTAGCGTGACCTTTTGGGGAGCGACGATTCCCGTGGCCCAGCTGATTGCCGCAATCCTGTTCATTGCGGCGACCATTACTGACAACTTAGATGGGCGGATCGCCCGGAAACATCACCTGGTGACGAACTTCGGTAAATTTACCGATCCCCTAGCAGATAAGCTGCTCGTAATGACTGCCTTTATCGTTTTGACTGGCAGTCAGGTAGTGCCTGCCTGGGTCACCACGATCATCATTTGGCGGGAACTTTCAGTAACCGGTCTGCGGTTGCTGTTGGTAGAACAGGATGGTACGGTTTTAGCTGCAAAGATGCCTGGAAAAATTAAGACGACGACGCAGTTTATCGCAATTATCTTCTTGCTGCTAAACAACGTTATTTTTGCCATCTGGAATATTCCGTTTGGTCAAATTATGTTGTACATCTGTCTGTTCTTCACCATTTACTCTGGAGTTGACTACTTCATCCAGGGCCGGGGTGTGTTCTCGGACGGCTTTAAGTAA
- a CDS encoding competence/damage-inducible protein A, producing MDAEIISVGTELVLGQVTNTNVPLLARTLSTLDIKSPHQVTVMDDQEQIVTAIDNARQRASLIFVCGGLGPTTDDVTLKSTAAALGTGLKTDDQHWEWIKGTFKARRIEMLPENIQQARYLAGGTPLANPVGLALGSWYEQDGLVVVVLPGPPAEFRAMLEESVQPRLVEKYGTGRRIASRTLNFLGRPESQLMDEIEAATEQFQDMTVTSYVQPSQIQVRINVYDLPTAQANDLLDQVTAAILAVERPYFFGVGDKCTLVAEVVEQLHARRQTITGAESLTGGLFQSTICSVPGASNVFNGGFVTYAAGAKEKLLGIEPEVIAEHGVVSSQTAAQMAEKSRELLDADFALSFTGVAGPDDLEGHPAGTVWLGLAHRGQPTKTKELHLAAYLGRQAVRNLSVQYGLQMVFQALQG from the coding sequence ATGGATGCAGAAATTATTTCGGTAGGAACTGAATTAGTGTTGGGCCAGGTGACGAATACTAATGTTCCGTTATTAGCCCGGACGCTTTCAACGCTGGACATTAAATCCCCCCACCAGGTAACGGTGATGGACGACCAGGAGCAAATCGTTACTGCGATTGACAATGCCCGTCAGCGGGCGTCGCTGATCTTTGTCTGTGGTGGGCTTGGACCGACAACCGATGACGTTACGCTAAAGAGTACTGCTGCCGCTTTAGGGACGGGGCTAAAGACGGATGACCAGCACTGGGAGTGGATCAAGGGAACGTTTAAGGCGCGCCGGATTGAGATGCTCCCGGAGAATATTCAACAGGCTCGTTACCTTGCCGGTGGGACACCGCTCGCCAATCCGGTGGGGCTGGCATTGGGCAGCTGGTACGAGCAGGACGGCCTGGTGGTAGTCGTGCTTCCGGGGCCCCCAGCAGAGTTCCGGGCAATGCTGGAAGAAAGTGTTCAACCGCGTCTGGTGGAAAAGTATGGTACCGGGCGGCGGATTGCAAGTCGAACCTTGAATTTTTTGGGACGGCCCGAGTCGCAGTTAATGGATGAGATTGAGGCTGCAACTGAGCAGTTTCAGGATATGACGGTTACCTCCTACGTTCAGCCTAGCCAAATCCAGGTACGGATTAACGTCTATGACCTGCCGACAGCTCAGGCTAATGACCTGCTAGACCAGGTCACGGCAGCCATTTTGGCGGTCGAACGGCCATACTTCTTTGGGGTTGGCGACAAGTGTACGCTGGTAGCGGAGGTGGTTGAGCAGCTGCATGCGCGGCGGCAAACCATCACTGGGGCTGAGAGCCTCACCGGCGGCCTTTTTCAGAGTACGATTTGTTCGGTCCCTGGTGCCTCCAACGTCTTTAACGGTGGTTTTGTGACCTATGCGGCGGGTGCGAAGGAAAAATTACTGGGGATTGAACCGGAAGTAATTGCAGAACACGGGGTTGTGAGTTCCCAGACCGCGGCCCAGATGGCAGAAAAGAGCCGTGAACTCCTGGATGCTGACTTTGCGCTCTCCTTTACCGGAGTTGCGGGCCCTGATGACTTGGAGGGGCACCCGGCGGGAACCGTTTGGCTGGGACTTGCTCACCGCGGCCAGCCGACGAAAACTAAGGAGCTCCATTTAGCTGCCTACCTGGGGCGGCAGGCGGTTCGTAACCTGAGTGTCCAGTACGGCCTACAAATGGTTTTCCAGGCACTACAAGGCTAA